In a genomic window of Aricia agestis chromosome 2, ilAriAges1.1, whole genome shotgun sequence:
- the LOC121739578 gene encoding lipase member H-like, producing the protein MDFASTFVTALLELRDSYAAYLRLYCGNIDDYISTELEEPLPLLASKCFNKDLKTLVYAFGFTSSPKADTTETVVEAYMKIGGYNVFVVDWEEEAASPSLIMDVVKYPASAVPNTIRIGEQCGQALDQMSASTLNLSTTHLIGHSLGAHLVGYCGKELQTFNKNVSRITGLDPAGPLFDGPLSLDGLNPSRAEFVDVLHTDPGVYGTKEQLGQVDIWFNCACKNQPQCAIESIIIAKDSCNHQDVCYYMAEALLNSTAFVAQQCDSCHDWVTLNATPETDSIIYIGEDTDRTARGNFYLKTSSEPPYGMGAEGLTYIYGQRDE; encoded by the exons GAACATCGACGATTATATCAGCACAGAGCTAGAGGAGCCTCTACCTTTGCTGGCATCGAAATGCTTCAACAAGGACCTCAAGACGTTGGTCTACGCTTTCGGTTTCACGTCCAGCCCCAAGGCCGATACTACGGAGACTGTTGTGGAGGCTTACATGAAGATTGGTGGTTATAACGTGTTTGTTGTTGACTGGGAGGAAGAGGCAGCATCGCCCTCCTTGATAATGGATGTTGTGAAGTACCCGGCGTCGGCCGTACCGAATACGATAAGG ATTGGTGAGCAGTGTGGTCAGGCCCTGGACCAAATGTCAGCCAGCACTCTCAACTTGAGCACTACTCACCTGATAGGACACTCGCTTGGTGCCCATTTGGTGGGATATTGCGGTAAAGAACTACAAACCTTTAACAAAAATGTATCGAG AATAACCGGGCTGGACCCGGCCGGTCCACTATTCGACGGGCCGCTCTCGCTGGACGGACTCAACCCGTCGCGGGCCGAGTTCGTGGACGTCCTGCACACGGACCCAGGGGTCTACGGGACCAAGGAGCAGCTGGGACAGGTCGACATATGGTTCAACTGCGCCTGCAAGAACCAGCCACAGTGCGCCATCGAGTCAATAATTATTGCTAAAG ACTCATGCAACCACCAGGACGTGTGCTACTATATGGCTGAGGCTCTGCTCAATTCCACCGCGTTCGTGGCGCAGCAGTGCGACTCCTGCCACGACTGGGTCACCTTGAACGCCACTCCAGAGACAGATTCTATCATCTACATTGGCGAAGACACCGACAGAAC AGCTCGAGGCAACTTCTATCTCAAGACCAGCAGCGAACCTCCCTACGGCATGGGGGCGGAAGGCCTGACGTATATCTACGGACAAAGGGACGAATAA